In Marinobacter antarcticus, one genomic interval encodes:
- a CDS encoding AraC family transcriptional regulator, producing MLIQSQSQMRACNTQIFVLEHYLRIATGNPKSWLSALQVLTGSPRLSQEVKVSPGCADFDSRLSFLKAENVNVCGIYLRSASSIVGSNAGIATIIMPVQGSVDFEVEGRHFCCTPGVPFALKPNAEFRARLSSEVHLFIVQISETIWINANDSLENGDAQLAKILNSYLLETPFFRDHHHAKQRIRCFEEVLARYLAGERSAASTVQNKVLIGEDRRICTALEQINDRLATDIELETIARDAGLSLRNFYYLMKKYTGMTPYNYCLSRRLVKVRESLICCYREEPGVGNHALKWGFNHAGRFSSYYYDHFGEYPSDTIQGLEVLKRNSAKVASVSTGASGQKTLWYTSADSSS from the coding sequence GTGTTAATTCAGAGCCAGTCACAAATGCGCGCTTGCAACACCCAGATTTTTGTACTTGAGCATTACCTCCGCATCGCAACTGGAAACCCGAAAAGCTGGCTGTCCGCGCTTCAGGTGCTGACCGGCAGTCCACGGTTGTCGCAAGAGGTGAAAGTGTCGCCTGGTTGTGCCGATTTCGATTCCCGCCTGTCATTTCTCAAGGCGGAAAACGTTAACGTGTGCGGTATCTACCTGCGTTCCGCGTCCAGTATCGTCGGTTCCAATGCTGGGATCGCGACGATCATTATGCCTGTCCAGGGGAGCGTTGATTTTGAGGTTGAAGGCCGGCATTTTTGCTGCACCCCCGGGGTTCCTTTTGCGCTCAAGCCAAATGCAGAGTTTCGTGCCCGGCTGTCATCGGAGGTCCACCTTTTCATTGTTCAGATTAGCGAAACAATCTGGATAAATGCGAACGATTCGCTGGAAAATGGCGATGCTCAACTCGCAAAAATACTCAATAGCTATTTGCTTGAAACACCATTTTTTCGGGATCATCATCATGCAAAGCAACGGATCCGTTGCTTTGAGGAAGTCCTGGCACGTTATCTGGCAGGCGAAAGGTCGGCGGCTTCGACGGTTCAGAATAAAGTGCTGATTGGAGAGGATCGAAGGATATGCACGGCCCTGGAACAGATCAATGACCGATTAGCAACAGATATTGAACTGGAAACAATAGCCCGGGATGCAGGCCTGAGCCTGAGAAACTTCTATTACCTCATGAAAAAATATACAGGTATGACACCTTACAATTACTGCCTGTCACGCAGATTGGTCAAGGTCAGGGAGTCCCTGATCTGTTGCTATCGCGAGGAACCGGGAGTCGGGAATCATGCGCTGAAATGGGGATTTAATCATGCGGGCCGCTTTTCATCGTATTATTACGACCATTTCGGTGAGTATCCCAGTGATACTATTCAAGGCCTTGAGGTATTGAAACGGAATTCTGCAAAGGTGGCTTCGGTCAGCACAGGCGCTTCGGGGCAGAAGACATTGTGGTATACCTCTGCGGATTCTTCCTCTTGA
- a CDS encoding SDR family oxidoreductase — MRKNILITGASTGLGEGMARAWAAKGCNLALCARSAEKLSELQQELQTNYPDIRVLVRPLDVCDYEQVFEVFRAFQQEFGSLDRVVVNAGIGSSSAIGRGQFSSNRQAAETNFVAAIAQCESAMEIFREQNSGHLVLMSSVSGVRGFRGALNVYAATKAAVASLAEGLQLDTRGTPIRVSNIMPGYILTDINRDTKNAPFRVDLDTGVRALVQAIDKEKRRAYVPWWPWTPVSYVLKAMPFGLFARTM; from the coding sequence ATGCGAAAAAACATCCTGATTACCGGAGCAAGCACTGGCTTGGGTGAAGGAATGGCGCGGGCATGGGCGGCGAAGGGCTGTAATCTGGCGTTATGCGCCCGTAGCGCCGAGAAGCTGAGCGAGTTGCAGCAGGAGTTGCAGACCAACTACCCCGATATCCGCGTACTTGTGCGCCCTCTCGATGTGTGTGACTACGAGCAGGTATTTGAGGTCTTCCGGGCTTTCCAGCAGGAGTTCGGCAGTCTGGACCGGGTAGTTGTCAACGCAGGCATTGGAAGCTCATCAGCCATCGGTCGCGGCCAGTTTTCGTCCAATCGCCAGGCTGCCGAAACCAACTTTGTAGCCGCCATCGCCCAATGCGAATCCGCCATGGAAATCTTCCGGGAACAGAACAGCGGCCACCTGGTGCTGATGTCCTCGGTCAGCGGCGTGCGCGGCTTTCGTGGAGCACTGAATGTATACGCCGCAACCAAGGCCGCCGTGGCTTCTCTCGCAGAGGGCTTGCAGCTGGACACAAGAGGTACGCCAATCCGGGTGAGTAACATCATGCCAGGCTACATTCTCACCGACATTAACCGGGACACCAAAAATGCGCCTTTCCGGGTGGATCTGGACACCGGCGTGCGTGCATTGGTTCAAGCCATCGACAAGGAAAAGCGCCGGGCCTACGTACCCTGGTGGCCATGGACACCCGTAAGTTACGTGCTGAAGGCCATGCCCTTTGGTCTGTTTGCGCGAACCATGTAG
- a CDS encoding MFS transporter — translation MTTTRTHSDAVPADTSGHQAPITPGEIAVGVSIGRASEYFDFFVYAIASVLVFPALFFPFETQLVGTLYSFVIFSFAFIARPFGTVMFMKLQERFGREAKLTLALFALGTTTAGIAFLPTYDDIGAYAIVLLALFRLGQGFALGGAWDGLPSLLALNAPANRKGWYAMVGQLGTPVGFIVAASLFAYMLANVSEKDFFEWAWRYPFFVAFAINVVALFARLRLVATDDYAKLLDQRELQPSSVSKLAKGQGRVVLIGALATLASYALFHLVTVFPLSWLSLYSDRTITDILMVEIVGAFFALGGVVLSGILADRIGRRTMLGSLAALIAVFSLFIPAFLGGGELGENLFIIIGFILLGLSYGQASGAVTANFEARFRYTGAALTADMAWLLGAAFAPLVALGLSAHFGVTSVTLYLLSGAASTLAVLWFNKASYARDQ, via the coding sequence ATGACAACTACTCGTACCCACAGCGATGCTGTGCCTGCCGATACGTCGGGTCACCAGGCACCGATCACACCCGGCGAGATTGCAGTTGGTGTCAGTATCGGCCGGGCGTCCGAGTATTTTGACTTCTTCGTGTATGCCATCGCGTCGGTGCTGGTGTTTCCGGCACTTTTCTTCCCGTTCGAGACGCAACTGGTCGGCACCCTTTATTCCTTTGTGATTTTTTCGTTTGCCTTTATTGCGCGACCGTTCGGCACCGTTATGTTCATGAAGTTGCAGGAACGTTTCGGGCGCGAAGCCAAATTAACGTTAGCGCTGTTCGCCCTGGGTACCACCACGGCCGGTATTGCATTTTTGCCGACCTATGATGACATCGGTGCCTACGCCATTGTGCTACTGGCGCTGTTCCGGCTAGGGCAGGGGTTTGCGCTGGGCGGCGCCTGGGATGGGTTGCCCTCGCTGCTGGCATTGAATGCCCCCGCTAACCGTAAAGGCTGGTATGCGATGGTCGGCCAGTTGGGCACGCCGGTCGGGTTTATTGTAGCGGCCAGTCTGTTTGCCTACATGCTGGCGAACGTGTCGGAAAAAGATTTCTTTGAATGGGCCTGGCGCTATCCGTTTTTCGTGGCCTTTGCCATCAACGTGGTTGCGCTGTTTGCTCGTTTGCGCCTGGTGGCAACCGATGATTACGCCAAGCTCCTTGACCAGAGAGAGCTTCAGCCTTCCAGCGTTTCAAAGCTGGCCAAAGGTCAGGGTCGGGTGGTGCTGATCGGCGCTTTGGCGACGCTTGCCAGCTACGCGTTGTTCCATCTGGTCACCGTTTTCCCACTGTCCTGGCTGAGCCTTTATTCTGATCGCACGATCACCGATATCCTGATGGTCGAGATCGTTGGCGCGTTTTTCGCTTTGGGCGGTGTGGTTCTCTCCGGAATACTGGCTGACCGCATTGGGCGGCGCACTATGCTTGGCAGCCTGGCTGCACTGATCGCTGTCTTCAGCCTCTTCATACCGGCGTTTCTGGGCGGCGGTGAACTCGGCGAGAACCTGTTCATTATCATTGGCTTTATTCTGCTTGGGCTGTCCTACGGCCAGGCGTCCGGGGCTGTAACGGCAAACTTTGAGGCGCGCTTCCGGTATACAGGTGCTGCTTTGACGGCCGATATGGCGTGGTTGCTGGGGGCCGCTTTTGCACCCCTGGTGGCTTTGGGCCTGTCGGCGCACTTCGGGGTTACATCGGTGACGCTCTATCTGTTGTCCGGTGCGGCGAGCACTCTGGCGGTTCTCTGGTTCAACAAAGCGAGTTACGCGCGGGATCAGTGA
- the cyoA gene encoding ubiquinol oxidase subunit II: MPFPRLRYGLALFPLTLLGGCGMVVMDPSGDIASQQADLIIVSTLLMLIVIVPVILLTFFFAWRYRKNNKTAAYHPEWDHSTKLELVIWGVPLLIIIALGLITWISTHKLDPYRPLDRIDADRPLAADHEPLNVQVVSLDWKWLFIYPEQGVASVNELVTPVDTPVRFHITSSSTMNSFYIPALAGQIYSMPGMQTTLNAVINEPGEYQGFSANYSGAGFSDMRFKYHGVSNDEFDAWVQKAKKQGGTLNRPEYLQLAQPSAATPVTYFSTVAPDLYHAILNRCVVEGKMCMDQMMMGKGDDASADGRPITSIDLRD; this comes from the coding sequence ATGCCTTTTCCACGACTTAGATACGGGCTCGCCCTCTTCCCGCTCACCCTGCTCGGTGGCTGTGGCATGGTGGTCATGGACCCATCGGGGGATATTGCCTCCCAGCAGGCAGACCTGATCATTGTCTCAACTCTGCTGATGCTGATTGTGATCGTGCCGGTCATTTTGCTGACTTTCTTCTTTGCCTGGCGCTATCGCAAGAACAACAAAACGGCCGCCTACCATCCGGAGTGGGACCACTCAACCAAGCTTGAGTTGGTGATCTGGGGCGTGCCCCTGCTGATTATTATCGCCTTGGGACTGATCACCTGGATCAGCACTCACAAGCTGGACCCTTATCGTCCACTTGATCGGATTGATGCCGATCGGCCGCTGGCTGCGGATCACGAGCCGCTGAATGTTCAGGTGGTGTCACTGGATTGGAAATGGCTTTTTATCTATCCCGAGCAGGGCGTGGCGTCGGTCAATGAACTGGTGACCCCGGTCGATACGCCGGTCCGTTTCCACATTACGTCTTCCTCCACAATGAATTCGTTCTATATACCGGCGCTGGCCGGCCAGATTTATTCCATGCCCGGTATGCAAACCACACTGAACGCCGTAATCAACGAGCCGGGGGAATACCAGGGCTTTTCCGCCAATTACAGCGGCGCCGGCTTCTCGGACATGCGCTTCAAATACCACGGCGTATCGAACGACGAGTTTGATGCCTGGGTGCAAAAAGCCAAAAAGCAAGGCGGCACTCTGAACCGGCCCGAGTACCTGCAGTTGGCGCAGCCCAGCGCTGCCACGCCGGTCACCTACTTCAGCACAGTGGCGCCAGATCTGTATCACGCGATTCTGAACCGATGCGTCGTGGAAGGGAAAATGTGCATGGACCAAATGATGATGGGCAAAGGCGACGACGCGTCTGCCGATGGCAGGCCGATCACCTCAATTGATCTAAGAGACTGA
- the cyoB gene encoding cytochrome o ubiquinol oxidase subunit I codes for MFGRLSLESIPYHEPILIVTFVIAALAGLGVVGFITHKRFWGTLWRDWITSIDHKKIGIMYIILAFVMLLRGFSDALMMRAQQAMAFGGSEGFLPPEHYDQLFTVHGVIMIFFVAMPMIVGIMNFVVPLQLGTRDVAFPFLNNFSFWMTAAGAGLTMVSLFVGEYGKTGWLAFPPLSGIQGSPGVGVDYYIWSLQIAGVGTLLSGINFVVTIIKNRAPGMTLMKMPIFTWTALCTNILIVAAFPILTVVLAMLSMDRMLGTHFFTNDMGGNMMMYVNLIWIWGHPEVYILILPAFGVFSEVVATFSGKRLFGYTSMVYATIVITVLSYLVWLHHFFTMGAGASVNAFFGITTMIISIPTGAKLFNWLFTMYRGRIRFELPMMWTVSFMVTFTIGGMTGVLLAVPPADFVLHNSLFLVAHFHNVIIGGVLFGMFAAINYWFPKAFGYKLDDYWGKWSFWLWTIGFYAAFMPLYVLGLMGVTRRMNHFDDSSLQIWFVVAAIGALMILGGIVASIIQFVVSYRRRDELRDHTGDIWDGRTLEWSTSSPPPQYNFAFTPVVYDNDSWTDMKKHGYERPRDGFLPIHMPKNTAAGFVLAMLSAACGFGLVWHMWPLAGVSFVALIGGIIIHTFNYNRDYHIPAEDVTRIENERSQQLDRYA; via the coding sequence ATTTTCGGTCGACTTTCACTGGAGTCGATCCCCTATCACGAGCCCATACTGATCGTGACTTTTGTCATCGCCGCGCTCGCCGGTCTGGGGGTGGTGGGCTTCATCACCCATAAGCGGTTCTGGGGCACTCTATGGCGCGACTGGATCACCAGTATCGACCATAAGAAAATCGGCATCATGTACATCATTCTGGCGTTCGTCATGTTGCTGCGGGGTTTCAGTGACGCGTTGATGATGCGGGCGCAGCAGGCGATGGCCTTTGGCGGCTCCGAGGGCTTCCTGCCCCCGGAGCACTATGATCAGCTGTTTACCGTTCACGGCGTGATCATGATCTTCTTTGTCGCCATGCCGATGATTGTCGGCATTATGAACTTTGTTGTGCCACTGCAACTGGGCACTCGGGATGTGGCGTTTCCGTTCCTGAACAACTTCAGCTTCTGGATGACCGCAGCTGGCGCCGGCCTGACCATGGTTTCGCTGTTTGTCGGCGAGTACGGGAAAACCGGGTGGCTGGCCTTCCCGCCGCTGTCCGGCATTCAGGGCAGTCCGGGTGTCGGGGTTGATTACTATATATGGTCGTTACAAATAGCCGGTGTCGGCACCCTGCTATCGGGGATCAACTTTGTGGTGACGATCATCAAAAATCGCGCTCCGGGCATGACACTGATGAAAATGCCGATCTTCACCTGGACCGCCCTGTGCACTAACATCCTGATTGTAGCGGCATTCCCTATCCTGACCGTCGTGTTAGCCATGCTCTCGATGGACCGCATGCTGGGCACCCATTTCTTTACCAACGATATGGGTGGCAACATGATGATGTATGTCAATCTGATCTGGATCTGGGGCCATCCGGAAGTTTACATTCTGATACTGCCTGCCTTCGGGGTTTTTTCCGAAGTGGTCGCGACTTTCAGTGGCAAACGTCTGTTTGGCTATACCTCCATGGTCTACGCCACGATAGTCATCACCGTGCTGTCGTACCTGGTGTGGCTGCATCACTTCTTCACGATGGGGGCCGGAGCCAGTGTGAACGCTTTCTTCGGCATCACCACCATGATCATCTCGATTCCGACCGGCGCCAAGCTGTTCAACTGGCTGTTTACCATGTATCGCGGCCGTATCCGTTTCGAGCTGCCAATGATGTGGACAGTCTCATTCATGGTCACCTTCACCATTGGCGGTATGACCGGCGTGTTGCTGGCCGTGCCGCCGGCTGACTTCGTGCTGCACAACAGTTTGTTCCTGGTGGCGCACTTCCATAACGTGATCATCGGTGGCGTGCTGTTCGGCATGTTCGCAGCAATCAACTATTGGTTCCCGAAAGCGTTCGGCTACAAGCTGGATGATTACTGGGGCAAATGGTCGTTCTGGCTCTGGACTATCGGCTTTTACGCGGCCTTCATGCCGCTTTACGTGCTCGGCCTGATGGGTGTGACCCGACGCATGAATCACTTTGATGATTCGTCACTGCAGATCTGGTTTGTGGTTGCGGCCATCGGCGCGCTGATGATCCTGGGCGGCATCGTCGCCTCAATCATCCAGTTTGTGGTCAGCTATCGCCGTCGCGATGAACTGCGTGACCACACCGGTGACATCTGGGATGGCCGCACTCTGGAGTGGTCCACCTCATCGCCGCCGCCACAATACAACTTTGCGTTCACCCCGGTAGTCTACGACAACGATTCCTGGACCGACATGAAAAAGCACGGCTATGAGCGGCCACGGGACGGATTCCTGCCAATCCACATGCCCAAGAACACGGCGGCTGGCTTTGTGCTGGCGATGCTAAGTGCAGCCTGTGGTTTTGGTCTGGTGTGGCACATGTGGCCGCTGGCGGGCGTCTCGTTTGTGGCGCTGATCGGCGGAATTATTATTCACACCTTCAATTACAACCGTGATTATCACATTCCGGCGGAAGACGTTACCCGCATCGAGAACGAACGGTCACAACAGCTGGATAGGTACGCCTGA
- the cyoC gene encoding cytochrome o ubiquinol oxidase subunit III — MTTNATDATQNLPSSHFYVREHHPEQGTLLGFWLYLMSDCLLFAGLFATYAVLSNSFAGGPTGADIFDLPLVALNTSFLLLSSITYGFAMLQMQLKRVNGALLWLGVTGLFGAAFIGLELYEFTHLLSEGYGPQRSAFLTAFFALVGTHGLHVSFGIVWLIVLMVQVKRFGLNAENGRRLMCLSMFWHFLDVVWIGVFTFVYLMGVL; from the coding sequence ATGACAACGAACGCGACCGACGCCACACAGAACCTTCCCAGCTCGCACTTTTATGTGCGCGAACATCACCCGGAACAGGGCACGCTGCTGGGTTTCTGGCTCTATCTGATGAGCGACTGCCTCTTGTTCGCAGGCCTGTTCGCCACCTATGCCGTGTTGAGTAACAGCTTCGCTGGAGGGCCCACCGGGGCTGATATTTTCGATCTGCCTCTGGTAGCGCTGAACACCAGTTTCCTGCTGCTGTCATCAATCACCTACGGCTTTGCGATGCTGCAGATGCAGCTGAAACGCGTCAACGGTGCCCTGTTATGGCTGGGAGTTACCGGCCTGTTTGGTGCGGCTTTTATTGGCCTGGAGCTTTACGAGTTTACGCACCTGCTTAGCGAGGGCTACGGCCCACAGCGCAGCGCCTTTCTGACCGCATTTTTTGCGCTGGTAGGAACCCATGGCCTGCACGTCAGCTTCGGCATTGTCTGGCTGATCGTGCTGATGGTGCAGGTCAAGCGTTTTGGTTTGAATGCAGAAAACGGCCGCCGTCTGATGTGCCTGTCGATGTTCTGGCACTTCCTTGACGTGGTCTGGATCGGTGTCTTTACCTTCGTCTACCTGATGGGAGTTCTGTAA
- the cyoD gene encoding cytochrome o ubiquinol oxidase subunit IV gives MSQHNAQPPSGDNHDHYQGHHGEETHPGHSTLKGYMIGFVLSVILTAIPFWLVMANVIESTELTALVILAFAAVQIFVHMIYFLHMSPKAEGGWNLLALIFTLILVFIALAGSVWVMYNLNINMMPGLMSEPVLEMQSQ, from the coding sequence ATGAGCCAACACAACGCACAGCCACCGTCCGGGGACAACCATGATCACTATCAGGGGCACCATGGCGAAGAAACGCACCCGGGGCATAGCACGCTGAAAGGCTATATGATTGGGTTTGTACTGTCGGTCATCCTGACCGCCATTCCCTTCTGGCTGGTGATGGCCAACGTTATTGAAAGCACCGAACTCACCGCGCTGGTCATACTGGCCTTTGCCGCGGTACAAATCTTTGTACATATGATCTACTTCCTGCACATGAGCCCGAAAGCCGAAGGCGGCTGGAACCTGTTGGCACTGATCTTCACACTGATTCTGGTGTTCATTGCCCTGGCCGGCTCTGTCTGGGTAATGTATAACCTCAATATCAATATGATGCCCGGCCTGATGTCAGAGCCAGTACTGGAAATGCAGAGCCAGTGA